The Myroides phaeus DNA segment TGTAGATGCTCAAAATATCTTCAATACAACATATAACGAGGCAGGGGTAGTACCAATGCCTGGTAGATGGTTTACGTTAGGTGTTAAATTTAATGGACTATAGTTCTTCGGAATTATTGATTATAGTTAGCTATGAAAAGCAATCTTACAGTGTGTAAGGTTGCTTTTTTTGTTATACACTATTTAGAAGGAAGATGAGGTTTGCTTTAGAAGGCAATAAAAAAGGTCATAAAAGTTTTTAGCTTTTATGACCTTTGTTTTTATTGTTGCAGTAGGTTAAATAGTATTGACGCGCAATATTTATTTTAGTCTGCTATTTTTATTCCTTTTTTATTGATAACAAAAGAGCGGAACTTTATTTCAACCCTTGCTTCACCATCTTCAAAATTACTTGCATAATCGTATTGAAAAGGGATAACTGTTTTTCCTTGGTGATTGATATAACCAAATAGGTTGTTTTTTGAAGCAAGTGCTAATCCGTCTGAGAAACTTCCTACAAAGTCGTATTCGGCATTAATTACTTTTTCGCCTTTCGTATTGAAGAATCCCCATTTATCTATGTCTACATAGGCTATTTTAAATTCACTACTTGTTTGTAGTTCTTCATAAGAAAAAGGAATAATAACTTCTCCTTTGTCGTTTATAGCCCCTTGAAAGTCGTCTGTGGTTACAATAGAAACACCATCTATAAAAGATTCGATTTGATAAAATAACGGTTCGATATAGATTTCATCTTGGGCGTTTTTGATACCGAATAATTCCAATTCAGGATCTTGGTACCAACGCAGTCCTTTTTTAAACTTAAAGTCTGGATCATTCTTTAAGTCAATAAAGATAGTGTCTGTTTTGAAAGTACTTTCAACAAGATATTCATAGTTAATAGAAGACTTTTTAACAGCCCAACTATTGGTGCAATATAGTGCCAAAAATAGGCTAATTGCTATTGTTTTTTTCATAGGACAAAGTGCGCTAATAGTGCCACAAATGTATTCTTTAAAGTGAGACTAAAAAGAAAAAAATTATACTTTTTTATTGAAGGCAGAAGGACCAGCTTGTGCCTTTGGAAATACCGTCATATCAGCGATTTGCACGTGCTCAGGTTGGTTTACAGCATAAGCAATTGCATTAGCTATATCTTGTGCTTCAAGTGGTGTGAATCCTTTGTAAACCTGATCTGCTTTTTCTTTGTCTCCTTTAAAGCGAACAACAGAGAATTCTGTTTCAACTGCTCCTGGTGCAACATTGGTTACTTTGATACCACTTGTTAATAAATCTAAACGCATTCCCTTAGATAAAGCTTCGACTGCGGCTTTTGAAGCACAGTAAACTATTCCATTTTGGTAAGTCTCTTTTCCTGCAATAGAAGATAGGTTTACTATATGCCCAGATTGGTTTGGTATCATCAATGGTAAGACTGCTTTTGTAACGTAGATTACCCCTTTAACATTGATATCTATCATCGCTTCTAAATCGTCAATAGCAGCCTCTTGAAAGCTTGCTAAACCGTGTGCATTTCCAGCATTGTTTACTAATACATCAATTTGTTGCCATTGTTGCGGTAGTGAGTTAATTGCTGCAAACGTTTCTTCTTTGTGGCTAACATCAAAAGTAAGTGTGGTTACCTCAGTTACTTTAGAAAGTTCTTGGGCTACTTCATTTAGTTTGTCTGCTCTACGACCACATAAAATTAAGCGGTGATTAGGAGCTAAAGTTTCAGCAGTTGCTTTTCCGATTCCAGATGTAGCTCCTGTTATTAAGGCTGTTTTCATTTGTTTATAGTATGTTTTGTTGATTTATAATATTGTTTGTTTTAACCCTTGCATTACACAAAGCCATAAGTAGTTGAAAAAAGATTTCTCTTGAATACGATCTACTTTTTTAATGTTTACTGTTTTCACATCTCCTTTTGTGTTGTTGCGAATAAAAAGATTACCCAAAGCTGAAACAACACGTCTCTTCGCTTTACCATCTTTTCGATAAAGGGTAACTTTTAAATCTTTGTATTCCATTCCAAAAGTTCCTGTTGCAGAGGTATTGTTTCCGTTGAAATTGAATTTTACAATATCCAATGTCCCTTCTGTAGAAGCTTTGGCGTAAGGCTGTAAAAACTGGTGCATTGCCGTTGCCGGAAAG contains these protein-coding regions:
- a CDS encoding WG repeat-containing protein, which encodes MKKTIAISLFLALYCTNSWAVKKSSINYEYLVESTFKTDTIFIDLKNDPDFKFKKGLRWYQDPELELFGIKNAQDEIYIEPLFYQIESFIDGVSIVTTDDFQGAINDKGEVIIPFSYEELQTSSEFKIAYVDIDKWGFFNTKGEKVINAEYDFVGSFSDGLALASKNNLFGYINHQGKTVIPFQYDYASNFEDGEARVEIKFRSFVINKKGIKIAD
- a CDS encoding SDR family NAD(P)-dependent oxidoreductase, whose amino-acid sequence is MKTALITGATSGIGKATAETLAPNHRLILCGRRADKLNEVAQELSKVTEVTTLTFDVSHKEETFAAINSLPQQWQQIDVLVNNAGNAHGLASFQEAAIDDLEAMIDINVKGVIYVTKAVLPLMIPNQSGHIVNLSSIAGKETYQNGIVYCASKAAVEALSKGMRLDLLTSGIKVTNVAPGAVETEFSVVRFKGDKEKADQVYKGFTPLEAQDIANAIAYAVNQPEHVQIADMTVFPKAQAGPSAFNKKV